The Setaria italica strain Yugu1 chromosome VIII, Setaria_italica_v2.0, whole genome shotgun sequence genome includes the window AGTGAGGAACGGAACCAATACTTAgaaatcaaaacagatttctgACAGTTAGAGAAAAAACTCATAACTTAGCAAGCATTTATCCAACATTCCTCGAACTTTACCTGCATGCTCTTTAGGTAGTGTGCAACAAGTTTGGCATTCAAAGGTAGAGCTAAAATAGAACCTAACAGGGTGACAAGCTCAGATTTCTATTAGGTGGTTTGTGTTGGAAGTTCTTAACCCGAGCTGAAGGAAACTGAGCATAACTTCAAACCAGAGTCCGAATGAGGCTGAAACTttaccaccaagttcttgaCTAAGCTCTGAGCAACTTAGATTAAAGGACTCCTGGCAGAAAAAGTTGCCAAGGGGGGGGGTTGAAACAGTAACACTCCAACTGGGTGTACACCAGTGTTAACAGCCAAACAGAGGGTTAAAAAGCCGACCCTAACTTCCAATCTAGGTGGTAGCATTTTTATGAAAATTGACAGCAAGTTATTTAAGATctttaacacaactttcttataaaAACTTTCTGGAGTTATCATTTGGAACAACCTGAAAGATTTTTGTTAAAACTCGCAGGgtggaaaaaggacagctagaaaatccttaacgcGAAGAAGGGCTTAAACGCAAAGGCAAGGTTGATTTAAGGGTTTGGgttcacagattttagttcatgacgcatgcacgacctaccctgtcctctcaaccaaaataattgccaaaaagttTTGGACTTATGTGGTTAATGCCGGTGGCTAGGCAataattacgtctctccctatagtagctagtcgggtcTCTAACATTGTCTCCCTACGGAAATgcagttagtgtacctgcagaaaaacacaaccacatgaacctttcatgccagcacccacgaaagcgtccacaatcattaccgttcactatagaaacgacacccatgcgtttaacgctgcatggacagcgcaacaaccgtggaaataggttcctttgaatagaaccatataccCCTTCGCATTCTTGTGATGTGGAATCATGCACaagtataatagacgtgggcgaacaaccgtgatgataggctcgttggaatcgaaccataccatcctttgcatgagttaacatacggaacctgcgcacgtataatagacatgggcgaaacaaccatgatgatatgttcttttgaatagaactccctatcaaccctcgcataatcatgatgcggaactcggTGCATGTATGATACACATGGGCAATGTGCTGGAAGCCAGGAAATAACCAATAgctaatagccaccttaaataacccaaaattcccctagggcctctcgcactaagctcatccttaacgaacttacgaatttttcaaacacatttcttgcaagttttatttagaaaaaggtGTTTAGGATCTAGTgtcttctctgtcctgctaaccttctctggtaccagctatggcagaaccgccctaattaacttagctaaagcacaattacgtcgcctgacacgcgatcatatgctttaattaagttaacTCGACAGTCCGTCGGATTCCATCCGATAAATCACTACACGGGACCGAGAAGCATAggtcacacgaaggtgagtggtaccagagattacaatagatcatccaagttaaacaagtatattaatttattacaacacaggCTCAAAATTCAAccaagtttgcagagttcttaagcagcggagAAATAACAAACATACGCTAGCGCTGAAGTCAGATGTCACAATGAGGCCggtcatgacatcaatgatccctgtcctcactgttcgaggagggatcccactcgaccgtccgtccaggaggaagctggggcggccaagtgccacaagcagcaaactcaggggcttcaacatcacctgaaagatgtgccacaagcaaggctgagcaactatgctcaacaagacttaaccgacgggtggttctcatccaccaacttctagacatgcaaggctttttggctgagggttttgttttgccaaaagcgactacagtagatccttactttcaatatttagccacaagttctacgttcaattagcagctatactaagcaagcaatgGTTTCCAAGAAATTAACCAAGCATCAATATTtagatcaccatcatcttccattcttactcagtgtagcatagtgatcaagcagtcccaaactttgagaggcagacgaatcaattcgaatttcttaactatgcatggtgaacctaatctcacgatatccgcgcaccatgaagggtcgcttcatttgtcagccgtccccattaattcccaggcgcgtgtcaagtccaaacttcccttagcATGcgatgctccacagtcccggcctattgctgcactgtgactgcacttgcacccacatgatgcaccatgggaacctcgttccagggacagcaggggcaTAAGCCaggccccagttcaatcaggtactaggcttcctcaacccatactaggtatgagattagtactttcaaacacttgatcacgaacaccaacatgtttcgaccttatcccattttcatgtagacagacggggcaatccaccgaccatcAAAGTAGTTCacagaaccctgccccgtccactgtccttatggttgtaacaaaaaggagagcaagcaactccgataactcgcgagtgacaggaaattactcgacttttaccgagtcctgtttaagcaaagcaactactcagcctatcatactagtgttcgaaTCAAAGGGAAACTGAGTCATGgatctacggtttcaaacaattcctgaaacataaatgcacacacataacaatagaaggcatgcacaagtttagaaaaactagGTTAttctccgaggcttgccttcaagcggggcggaAGCAAACTGGTCCGCAGTGTACACGGGCtcgactcctgcaggcggcggcggtgctacagcttcgtcttctggcgctgggtgaagctcgtaagtgccgtcggcgaggttcagctctacacgaaatggaATGCAAGGGGTCAGTTGTATTCATATTTGCACAAAGAGCGAGAAAGAGAGGCTGCGTTTCAGGTGGTTCAAGTGCATAAGGCGAGcatttacttctgaatgtttttatgtacctcttccaaaattacttaTTTTACAAGAAACTAGACataacaaggattccaacaaaagtgattcCACATTTTTTCCAATTATTCCTCGATATAAGATGAAACTTCCAAGCTTCTGCCGATTTAgaacgagttaaaagagtcggaccagggaaaacttacgatctgacccttagacttaaggaataactgcacCGGGATCCTTAGATTTAACATAGGGAAGTCCtcggaattttacacagatacacttggtcaaaagaaaaagactcatccaaaccctcgggcgaggcggacaacactcgggtGAAACGGACAGGGATCAGGCGAAACAAAAGGCGTCGGGTGAAAcagacaggggtcgggtgaaacagacaggggtcggcagcttacctctgGTCCTACGAAtgaggtcttggggtcggggAGAAACAAGCCGAAGTGGAACGGTGGGAGGCGGTAAGCTTCGGTTGGctgcgaggtccggcggtgctccggcggagATGGTGCTTCTTATGGACAACAAGCAATCTCTGGAGTTGGGCGAGAGGGTGGCGAAGTGGTGGGTGGTGTCGGCCAAGCGCGGGGTTGGGTggaaagggggagctccacagagctcaggcggcggcgaatacggtggagaagaacagagcaggTAGAGCGGCAAAAaggcgatggcgaaggggactccgtaagaggctttggtactccttttatagctgcacggaagtGCTCAGAGGAAGGAAGCGAGCTCAAGaggcgagaggataagatcgaggaagAAGGAAGTGCTTTGCCACGGCGGCGATTGGTTGGCTcctccattggccggagaagcggagctccggggacaggatcctccgggcattgggcaaggaagaTAGCGTCAGGCAAGCACGGTTTTGCTgggcggaaggattggcgaggttgAGCATGTGTCTGGTCACGTCAAGCGCAGGATTTGGTGCAGCGGCTCGGTCGGTGTGCGGAAGTGGCGTGGCGTGCGAGGGAAAGGAAGACGCGGGTgctggttgggcgagcgggcgaagGCACGGAACGACGGCGATGTGGCAGCTTTTTCGGCGAGCGCGCAAAGCTCCAGTTGGCAGGTGTGGATGGACGGCAGGGGCAAGGATGTGCTCGGCTGGTGATTGGCTAGCACGGTGCTCACCCCGTCTTGTCGTGGGCGCAggttgggcgtcgaggctcccgtCCTGTCGCCTCCTCGTtggggatagggcgccggcgagcttccggtggccggtggccacacggcgcgcgggcgaacatgcctGGGTGCACTGGCGTCGAGGCAAGGTTGGGCAGCGCACACCATCGACTCTTGGGGGGTCCACTCCGAAAAAGTGAAAGGTCTTTTTAACAAAGGTTGTTTTGAAATTGAAAATTTTTACAAACTCTCATTTGGGCAAAAGATTTAAGTTTGCAAACAAGGTCTTCAAGCtttattttaaactccaaaaGGAGCTTTTTAGTGTCAAAAGGACATTTTACCCCTTTTGCTTAGCGACTAACAACTGGTTCAGGTTTaagtacacctaattaaggcagagttgttacatTTTGCCGCCTTCACCCCATGCCTCAAGTTTGTTGAGCGTCCTGCCTCATTCAAGCCagccatcaatgaaaagtatgaCGGTCGCTCTAATCCCACCATCTAGCTCAATACGTACAGTACCGCGGTGAAAGCCGACCTGGTAACACGGAGAAACTTGGCCAAGTCCGCCAGAGGAAGAATGAAACTATCCTAGAGTATGTCAATTGCTTCTTCGAGAACCCGGCTTGCCAGCATCGAGGACCGTGACATCATCATGTACTTCCGCTTCAACCTGATGAACTGCACCATGTTCTAAAAgttgtatgaggctgcccccaagATGATCAGGTAGATGATAGACATTATCAACACCCAGACAGACATAGAGGAGGCGGCGACAGTATATTTCCAGGGCAGCATGCATCGCTAGAACGACGACTACGAACAGCCAACCCATAATGAACACCAAGCACGACCGGAGTCCCGACTTCGGAAAAGGGCCCCCGAGGTCCCACTGCTAAAGGCGACCCCGCCAGGCTGACCACCTTTCTCCGggaagagtttgatgacaccCTCATTGCTCCGTGCCACTTCCACAAGGTCGCACACCACAATCTTCAGGACTgcacagtcctcaagaaagagctcggttTCCTAGTGGAGTACAAGTGACCCTGCCGTAACGACTACTGCAGGGATGACAACTGTCCCGATTACTGCTGTTGCGATGACTGCAACGATTGTGATGACCATCACCGCGACGACAGCTACCACGACGACCGTGACCACCGCCATGACGATCGTGACGATCGCCGCCACGACAACCGCGATGACCGCCAGCACGACGACCGCGTGACTAGCACCGAGAGGAGCACCACGACCAGCGACACCCAGATGCCCATCGGCCCAGTGCCGAATAGAATGGGGAGTTCAAATGACCGAAATGGCAAGTCAACATCATCATGGGTGGCCCCAACTCTTTCTGCAGCAAGCGGAAGCAGAAGGTGCACcagcgagaggtgcactttgtTGCCTTACGACCAGTCTAGTATCTGTGTTGGTTAGAGTAGCCCATAACCTTCTCTAGGGAAGATCATTGGGTACACATTCTAGATCTCGGGTGCTATCCGCTGGTGGTCTGCCCGACCATAGACCATGCCTTACTCCTCAAGGTGTTGATCGACGGtagcagcggcctcaacatcatcttcatcgAGACTTGAAGCacatggacttcaacttcgaGCGGCTCCAACCCtgtgaagaacccttctacAACATCGTCCctggcaaaggatcctatccgATTGGCCAAGTTGTTTTGTCGGTCACCTTTGGCACGCAAGTCAACTACCACACAGAgtacctcacatttgaggtTGCCAAtttcaagacttcctaccacCTTGGCAGGCCCATGCTGGCGAGGTTTATGGCGAACCCACATCACACCTACCTCTTGCTCAAGATGCTGGCTCCAAACGGTGTCCTGTCCGTCTACGGTGATGTCGAGACTTCATACAAGTGCGACATTTAGGCGGTGCAGCTTGCTGGAGCCCTGGAGTACTTGgccaaggccaccgccatggttGCCAAGGCCCAGAAGGTGGACAAGGACCATCTCACGATCCCAGAGATGGAGCCAACACCCACAGCATTGCAGCCGGaccccaaggtcaagaagatttTCCTTTCCCTAGAAGGCCCGACCAAGACGGCCCTCATAGGGTCCGACCTCTTTGAGAAATAGGAACTcacgctcaccagtttcctctgGGAAAAACTCAGACATATTCAcgtggaagccatctgatatgctcGGTGTCCCGCTAGAgttggctgagcactccttggacatGAGCAAGACTGCATGGCAGGTAAAGCAGAAACTTAGCCACTTtgcccaagatcgcaaggaggccattagggtagaattaaatGAGCTCTTAGCAGTTGAATTCATCCATGAATGTAAGCACcccgactggttagcaaatcagtccttgtaaaaaataaaaccggtgaatggagaatgtgtattgTATCGATTACACCGACCTGAACAAGTACTGCCCTAAGGACTACTTCCCTCTTCCACGCATCGACCAAGTCATAGACTCTATAGCTGGGAGTATCCTACTCTACTTACTCGACTGCTACTCGAGCTATCACCAAATCGCCCTTAATCCTACCAACCAGGACCAGACGACGTTCATAACACCCttcggcatctactgctacaacaccatgacctcgTGGTTGAAAAACTCTAGGGTTTCCTCACGACGCAGCTACACAAGAACGTCGAGGCCTATGTAGATGATGTGGTTGCCAAGACCAAAGATGAGGAGAGCTTCATAGCCGACCTCGTAGAAACCTTCAACAGCCTCCGGACGTATCGCTGAAAACTCAATTCGGGCAAATGTGTCTTCGGTGTCATGTCCggaaagctcctgggcttcatggtcagccagcgtggcatcgaagccaatcccaTCAAGATCGGTGCAATCAGAAACATGGTGAAACCTTCCAACAAAAAAGACGTCATGAAGCTCATTGACATGATGGCGGTTCttacactactagattttagagctattgccacggccatcatcccatcaactcaaattttgttgcaacaggtaggggttattgcaacgattttgagTTTTTGTTGCAACCGGTAggcgttattgccaccatttgaaaatttgatgcaataggtaggcgatattgccacctgtgtttttcgttgcaataattaattgttttcaTTGCAATATCGACAGGTTATTACcacgaaatacgcaatgttgcaaggctttaacatttttgcaacgaatttgtcatgttgccacatagcccaaggttacaacggaaaatctgttgcaataggtCGGTGTTGTCGCAATGAGTcgaaaatggttgcgagttgctgaacaaattgccaCGGTTTTTTTACGTTGTTATAAAGATTTTTTTgcgttgcaatatgtaagggttattgccacgaaatacgtaatgttgcatgtaggaagcaatattgcaatgaatttgttacgttgccacatagtccatggcaacaacaagaaatttgttgcaatagattgGTGTTATCgccacgagttgaaaaatggttgcgagcTTCATTtcggaaaaattaaaagatgcgcaatgagggaatcgaaccagggtctccagagttgggactcgagcacctcaccaccatgctacgcaatagttgggtgatggataggagccgaagtaaaagaaataaattctatgttagttatagaaataaattctatgaaaattcgttgcaataggtacgtgttattgccaccattatGCAATTTCATTGCAAAAGATTGATTTTGTCGCAACCATTATAGTGTTATTAGCATATAAAGATATTTTTTAACATGCTATTGAAGTCGTCTCAAACCATATATTGAATACTGaattaaaaaagagaaaaaagatgaTGTGCCTAGAGTCGAACAATGACATGTAGGCTTAAAAAGTATGGAACTAAAACCGTAAACCATATATTAAATACTGAattaaaaaaggagaaaaaagatgATGCGCCTAGAGTCGAACGATGACCTGTAGGCTTAAAAAGTACGAAACTAAAACCGTAAACCATATATTAAATACTGAattaaaaaaggagaaaaaaagatgATGCACCTGGAGTCGAACGATGACCTGATGACCTGAAGGCCTAAAAAGTACGGAACTAAAATGTTATTagtatattttaaaaaaataggaaaCAAAAAATTAGTGATGTGTCTAGAATCCAGCTCTGACCTGCACCTTTGAAAACCGTACCCAAGCCATTGCACTAATGATGTAGTTTAATTTGATTCAGAACTAAAATATTATTTGTATTTCTTTGTAAGCCTCGAATAAGGTCGCGGCCCGCTTGTTGCTTATGAAGTGGGCCTGCGCACCATTTTATTCTGGACCGA containing:
- the LOC105914943 gene encoding uncharacterized protein LOC105914943, yielding MDFNFERLQPCEEPFYNIVPGKGSYPIGQVVLSVTFGTQVNYHTEYLTFEVANFKTSYHLGRPMLARFMANPHHTYLLLKMLAPNGVLSVYGDVETSYKCDI